The proteins below come from a single Flavobacteriales bacterium genomic window:
- a CDS encoding S8 family serine peptidase translates to MSKFTYATILFLIGFLPFRVDAQLSNRLAEAIEAHPNSLHRIRIEFKDNVDCYALNHTFKQQRLAVSERPKTVITQLQQQADVSQSDILEMLRTELADQTRNIQPFWIVNIIVLEATSEAIQTIAEFPQVALIDIEDSRILPHDPIIRGEEQNSRSVDGVEPGLVAINAPGMWALGYTGRGRLVYDYDTGVWPTHPAFAERFMAHRYPLSQCWHGFFSNVPNGNVSDHGTHTLGTMTGLVEQTNDTIGVAFGSYWIANDFVTTTVEALPPLTDMIGAFQWALNPDGDINTSDDIPDVINNSWRWRDDPDTVQCAGMIVSLMNAIEAAGIANVFSGGNSGPNNTTVNAPQRINTSEVNTFSVGSVNGNLPFPYPISNFSTRGPTQCPSNGNSSLEIHPEVVAPGQNVRSAWATDGYNTISGTSMAAPHVSGALLLLKEAFPYLSGEELLWALYLTAVDLGDTGEDNTYGMGIIDVYAAFQYLAQTNTPVDPNAVAWDIAIKMETTDNGIICGNSISPAVVISNLGDSTISSAHFDYNINGGSGQTFDWSGTLLPGATATVSLPTITTSDYGELGLSIVASIPNHPNEYDLYNNHWYYKTDRREPTPLPFVEDFDHGFGLHDWLVQNEDGGVSWDTVVTSGLDWNEYSASVQMYSYLPRANQKDGLVSPLLQLPATTEQIWLLFDLAYQKWSQSASSQDTFAIQVSTDCGDTFQEVYRKYGDELSTSDTIEPNFLPEFAWNWRRDSVNLSAFADSDVLLRFETANRKGNNLYIDNVKVFVGNTEPAGITDLSAEVKLYPNPANETVYVALTRKWSTSVQMQLFNMLGERIETISAAPSDRIAMDVSELDAGLYFLQVTVEGLSTVKRFVKQ, encoded by the coding sequence ATGAGCAAATTCACCTATGCAACCATTCTATTTCTGATAGGATTTCTACCATTTCGGGTAGATGCACAACTCTCTAATCGATTGGCTGAAGCCATAGAAGCGCATCCGAACAGTCTTCACCGCATCCGTATCGAATTCAAAGACAACGTGGATTGCTACGCGCTGAACCATACGTTCAAACAGCAACGCTTGGCCGTTTCCGAACGACCCAAGACCGTCATCACGCAACTACAACAGCAGGCTGATGTTTCGCAGTCAGATATTCTGGAAATGCTACGCACAGAACTGGCTGACCAAACGCGGAATATTCAGCCTTTCTGGATTGTGAACATCATCGTTTTGGAGGCAACTTCAGAAGCCATTCAGACCATTGCCGAATTCCCTCAAGTGGCGCTTATCGATATCGAAGATTCAAGGATACTTCCTCATGACCCGATCATCCGAGGAGAAGAACAGAACAGCCGTTCGGTAGATGGTGTGGAACCGGGTCTTGTAGCCATCAATGCCCCTGGTATGTGGGCATTGGGCTATACAGGTCGTGGCCGATTGGTGTATGATTACGACACAGGCGTTTGGCCCACGCACCCTGCATTTGCAGAACGTTTCATGGCACATCGTTATCCGCTGAGCCAATGCTGGCACGGTTTCTTCAGCAATGTGCCGAATGGAAATGTAAGCGACCATGGCACGCACACGCTCGGCACCATGACGGGACTCGTAGAACAAACCAACGACACCATTGGGGTGGCCTTCGGTTCGTATTGGATCGCCAACGATTTTGTGACCACCACCGTGGAGGCACTTCCACCGCTTACCGATATGATCGGGGCGTTTCAGTGGGCGCTGAACCCCGATGGCGACATCAATACATCGGATGACATTCCAGATGTGATCAACAACAGTTGGCGCTGGCGCGATGACCCCGACACGGTTCAATGCGCTGGAATGATCGTCAGTCTCATGAACGCCATTGAGGCGGCAGGAATAGCCAATGTTTTCTCAGGTGGAAATTCCGGTCCGAACAACACCACGGTAAATGCTCCGCAACGCATCAACACCTCCGAGGTGAACACCTTCTCCGTGGGAAGCGTGAATGGAAATCTACCGTTCCCCTATCCTATCAGCAATTTCTCCACGCGTGGTCCCACGCAATGTCCGAGCAACGGCAACAGTTCGTTGGAGATTCATCCTGAAGTAGTGGCCCCGGGACAGAATGTCCGTTCCGCTTGGGCAACAGACGGCTACAATACCATTTCAGGAACCAGCATGGCCGCGCCACATGTTTCGGGTGCCCTTCTGTTGTTGAAAGAAGCCTTCCCCTATCTGAGCGGTGAAGAACTGCTTTGGGCGCTCTACCTCACAGCGGTCGATCTTGGAGATACAGGAGAGGACAATACCTACGGCATGGGCATCATCGATGTATATGCAGCTTTTCAATACCTCGCACAGACGAATACGCCTGTTGATCCCAACGCGGTGGCATGGGATATCGCCATCAAAATGGAGACAACTGATAATGGAATTATTTGTGGCAATTCCATCAGCCCAGCGGTGGTCATCTCCAACTTGGGTGACAGCACCATCAGTTCGGCTCATTTCGATTACAACATCAACGGAGGAAGCGGACAGACGTTTGATTGGTCGGGAACGCTTCTGCCAGGAGCTACTGCCACGGTCTCATTGCCTACCATCACAACTTCCGATTATGGCGAACTGGGACTTTCCATCGTGGCCAGCATCCCGAACCATCCGAACGAATACGATCTTTACAACAACCATTGGTACTACAAGACCGACCGTAGAGAACCCACTCCGCTGCCGTTTGTGGAGGATTTTGATCACGGTTTCGGATTGCATGATTGGTTGGTACAGAATGAAGACGGTGGTGTGAGCTGGGATACGGTTGTCACATCCGGTTTGGATTGGAATGAGTACTCGGCATCTGTTCAGATGTACTCGTATCTGCCGCGCGCCAACCAGAAGGATGGGTTGGTCAGCCCGCTCCTACAATTGCCAGCAACCACCGAACAAATATGGTTGTTGTTCGATTTGGCCTACCAGAAATGGTCGCAGAGCGCCTCATCTCAGGACACATTTGCCATTCAAGTTTCCACCGATTGTGGAGATACTTTTCAGGAGGTTTACCGAAAATATGGCGATGAACTGAGCACCTCCGATACGATAGAACCGAACTTCCTGCCCGAATTTGCGTGGAATTGGAGACGTGATTCGGTCAATTTGAGTGCGTTTGCAGATTCAGATGTACTGCTGCGATTTGAGACCGCGAACCGAAAGGGGAATAATCTCTACATCGATAATGTGAAAGTGTTTGTGGGAAATACGGAACCTGCGGGAATTACCGACCTGAGTGCGGAAGTGAAACTCTACCCCAATCCTGCCAATGAGACCGTCTATGTAGCGTTGACCAGAAAGTGGTCAACATCGGTTCAAATGCAGCTTTTCAACATGTTGGGAGAGCGAATTGAGACCATCTCCGCAGCACCAAGTGATCGAATAGCGATGGATGTTTCCGAACTTGATGCAGGGCTATACTTCTTGCAGGTAACTGTAGAAGGGCTTTCGACCGTCAAGCGTTTTGTGAAGCAGTAA
- a CDS encoding prolyl oligopeptidase family serine peptidase, translating to MKKIAIPILVLLFGCAEKKQHTLNYPETRRDSTIVDDYFGTEVPDPYRWLEDDNSAETADWVKRQNELTFSYLATLKQRKPIRERLEQLYNYERYGTPFQKGGKFFFYKNDGMQNQSVLYVQDSLSGEPRVLIDPNTLSEDGTVALGGTSVSKDGRYMAYQLAAAGSDWNEIHIKDLNTGNDLEEVIHWVKFSGVSWKGNGFFYSRYDAPEEGKAYSGKNEFHKVYYHVLGTPQEQDKLIYWNQNEPLRNYYAWTPYSEDAVVIFESESTFGVQLYYKADGDKDFTQIVNGFDAEYGLLDHKDGKLLAYTNQGAPNYRVVEIDTKHPQPENWKVIIPEKEQVLEGAQLAGGKLVCSYLKDVSSEINVHELDGTFTSSIELPTKGTANFSGNREDNTAFYSFTSYTYPTTIFQYDMVSGASEVFKAPSIDFDAEKYEVKQVFFPSKDGTEIPMFIVHKKGLKLDGKNPCLLYGYGGFNISITPSFSADRLVFLENGGIYAQANMRGGGEYGEEWHEAGTKLQKQNVFDDFIAAAEYLIAQNYTNSDRLAISGRSNGGLLVGACMTQRPDLFKVALPAVGVMDMLRFHKFTIGWAWTGDYGSSDNKEEFNALYAYSPLHNIKKQAYPATLVTTADHDDRVVPAHSFKFISELQHDQTGDLPVLIRIDVDAGHGAGKPLSKTLDESADIWAFVFENLGMKVE from the coding sequence ATGAAGAAGATTGCAATCCCCATCCTGGTTTTACTGTTCGGCTGTGCCGAGAAAAAGCAACACACCTTGAATTATCCTGAAACGCGCAGAGATTCCACCATTGTGGATGATTATTTCGGCACGGAAGTGCCCGATCCGTACCGTTGGCTGGAAGATGATAATTCTGCCGAAACAGCCGATTGGGTGAAACGACAGAATGAGCTCACATTCAGTTATCTGGCCACGCTGAAGCAGCGCAAACCCATCCGCGAACGGTTGGAACAGCTTTACAATTATGAACGCTATGGTACGCCATTTCAGAAAGGAGGGAAGTTCTTCTTTTACAAGAATGATGGCATGCAGAACCAAAGCGTGCTGTATGTGCAGGATTCGCTGAGTGGAGAACCACGCGTGCTCATTGATCCGAACACACTTTCGGAAGACGGGACCGTGGCGTTGGGCGGAACATCCGTTTCAAAGGATGGCCGATATATGGCCTATCAGTTGGCGGCAGCCGGGTCGGACTGGAACGAGATCCATATCAAAGACCTCAACACAGGGAATGATCTGGAAGAAGTGATCCATTGGGTCAAGTTCTCTGGTGTTTCGTGGAAGGGGAACGGGTTCTTTTACAGTCGGTACGATGCGCCCGAAGAAGGCAAAGCCTATTCGGGTAAGAATGAGTTCCATAAGGTGTATTACCACGTGTTGGGAACTCCGCAGGAACAGGATAAGCTGATCTACTGGAACCAGAACGAACCGCTTCGCAACTACTACGCTTGGACGCCTTATTCGGAAGATGCGGTGGTGATCTTCGAATCGGAAAGCACATTCGGGGTGCAGTTGTATTACAAGGCCGATGGCGATAAGGATTTCACACAGATTGTCAATGGCTTTGACGCTGAGTATGGCCTGCTCGATCACAAGGATGGCAAGCTCCTCGCATACACCAATCAGGGCGCTCCCAACTATCGCGTGGTGGAAATAGATACGAAGCATCCGCAACCTGAGAATTGGAAGGTCATTATTCCTGAAAAGGAACAGGTTTTGGAAGGAGCTCAACTGGCAGGAGGGAAGCTCGTTTGTTCCTACCTGAAAGACGTATCGTCAGAGATAAACGTGCATGAACTGGATGGAACATTCACTAGCTCCATTGAACTGCCCACAAAAGGCACGGCCAATTTCAGTGGAAACCGAGAGGACAACACGGCTTTCTATTCGTTCACTTCCTACACTTATCCTACAACCATCTTCCAATACGATATGGTCTCGGGTGCCTCCGAAGTGTTCAAAGCGCCTTCCATCGATTTCGATGCCGAAAAATACGAGGTGAAGCAGGTGTTCTTTCCAAGTAAGGATGGTACGGAGATCCCGATGTTCATTGTCCACAAAAAAGGATTGAAACTGGACGGGAAGAATCCCTGTCTGCTGTACGGCTACGGTGGGTTCAATATCAGCATCACGCCCAGTTTCTCTGCCGACCGATTGGTGTTCTTGGAGAACGGAGGCATTTACGCGCAGGCCAACATGCGCGGTGGTGGCGAGTATGGCGAGGAATGGCACGAAGCGGGTACCAAACTGCAGAAGCAGAACGTGTTCGATGATTTCATCGCTGCGGCCGAATACCTCATTGCGCAGAACTATACCAATTCAGACAGGTTGGCCATTTCGGGAAGAAGCAATGGCGGGCTTTTGGTGGGCGCGTGCATGACGCAACGCCCCGATTTATTCAAAGTAGCCTTGCCAGCCGTGGGCGTGATGGACATGCTGCGGTTCCATAAGTTCACCATCGGTTGGGCGTGGACGGGCGATTATGGTTCCAGCGATAACAAGGAGGAGTTCAACGCGTTGTATGCGTATTCGCCTTTGCACAACATCAAAAAGCAGGCATATCCCGCAACGTTGGTCACCACGGCCGACCATGACGACCGCGTGGTACCTGCCCATTCGTTCAAGTTCATTTCAGAGTTGCAACATGATCAGACGGGCGACCTTCCTGTACTCATTCGTATTGATGTGGACGCGGGTCACGGAGCAGGAAAACCGCTCTCTAAAACCTTGGATGAGAGTGCGGACATCTGGGCATTCGTGTTTGAGAATTTGGGAATGAAGGTGGAGTAG